A genome region from Micromonospora inyonensis includes the following:
- a CDS encoding metallopeptidase family protein: MGAVPVEMSRERFEELVGDALDEVPEELLSLMSNVVILVEDDPPPGDPELLGLYEGHALTERGWDYSGVLPDRILIYRRPILRICDSDEDVVDEVAVTVVHEIAHHFGIDDDRLHELGWG, encoded by the coding sequence ATGGGTGCCGTGCCGGTCGAGATGAGTCGCGAGCGCTTCGAGGAGCTGGTCGGCGACGCCCTCGACGAGGTGCCCGAGGAGCTGCTCAGCCTGATGAGCAACGTGGTGATCCTGGTCGAGGACGATCCACCGCCCGGCGATCCCGAGCTGCTCGGCCTCTACGAGGGGCACGCGCTGACCGAGCGCGGCTGGGACTACTCCGGGGTCCTGCCGGACCGGATCCTCATCTACCGACGGCCGATCCTGCGCATCTGCGACAGCGACGAGGACGTCGTCGACGAGGTCGCGGTGACCGTGGTGCACGAGATCGCCCACCACTTCGGCATCGACGACGACCGCCTGCACGAGCTGGGCTGGGGCTGA
- a CDS encoding AIM24 family protein: MRSALFSAENLEKESAQPGMRLQNSKMLKIELNGEAMARVGSMVAYQGQVQFQALGSGGLGKFLKQKLTGEGVPLMKLTGRGDVFLADFAKDVHIIDLEPGDALSINGSSVLAFDSSLQYDIKMVGGTGMAASGLFNCVFSGHGRIAITTKGTPVVLNVDAPTYVDPQAAVCWSASLQTGYHRAEQLGLGTLLGRSTGEAFTMSFAGQGFVVVQPSEEPPLQGSGSTQQQQGGLLGGLLS; this comes from the coding sequence ATGCGCAGCGCGCTGTTCTCCGCGGAGAACCTCGAGAAGGAGTCCGCTCAGCCCGGCATGCGGCTGCAGAACTCCAAAATGTTGAAGATCGAGCTGAACGGCGAGGCGATGGCCCGCGTCGGCTCGATGGTCGCGTACCAGGGGCAGGTGCAGTTCCAGGCCCTCGGCTCCGGTGGCCTCGGCAAGTTCCTCAAGCAGAAGCTCACCGGTGAGGGCGTCCCGCTGATGAAGCTCACCGGCCGGGGTGACGTCTTCCTCGCCGACTTCGCCAAGGACGTACACATCATCGACCTCGAACCCGGCGACGCCCTGTCCATCAACGGTTCGAGCGTGCTGGCCTTCGACTCGTCCCTCCAGTACGACATCAAGATGGTCGGCGGCACCGGGATGGCCGCGTCCGGCCTGTTCAACTGCGTCTTCAGCGGCCACGGCCGGATCGCCATCACCACCAAGGGCACCCCGGTGGTGCTCAACGTCGACGCGCCAACCTACGTCGACCCGCAGGCCGCCGTCTGCTGGTCGGCGAGTCTCCAGACCGGCTACCACCGGGCGGAGCAGCTCGGCCTGGGCACCCTGCTCGGCCGGAGCACCGGCGAGGCGTTCACGATGAGCTTCGCCGGCCAGGGCTTCGTGGTGGTCCAGCCCTCCGAGGAGCCCCCTCTCCAGGGCAGCGGCAGCACCCAGCAGCAGCAGGGCGGCCTCCTCGGCGGCCTGCTCAGCTGA
- a CDS encoding OsmC family protein: MPIRTASARWQGNLTEGSGTLRTGQGGYEGNYSFKSRFEEGAGTNPEELVGAAHAACFSMALSKALADAGTPGTSVETTAKVHLDKTDAGMTVTRIDLDTTGQVPGIDEAGFTALAEEAKRNCPISRLLSPGAEISLTARLAS, translated from the coding sequence ATGCCTATCCGAACCGCATCCGCACGCTGGCAGGGCAACCTGACCGAGGGCTCCGGCACGCTCCGCACCGGCCAGGGAGGGTACGAGGGGAACTACTCGTTCAAGTCCCGCTTCGAGGAGGGCGCGGGGACCAACCCGGAGGAGCTGGTCGGCGCGGCACACGCCGCCTGCTTCTCGATGGCTCTCTCGAAGGCACTCGCCGACGCGGGCACGCCGGGCACCTCCGTGGAGACCACGGCCAAGGTGCACCTGGACAAGACCGACGCCGGCATGACGGTGACCCGGATCGACCTCGACACCACCGGGCAGGTGCCCGGCATCGACGAGGCGGGGTTCACCGCGCTGGCCGAGGAGGCCAAGCGGAACTGCCCGATCTCCCGGCTGCTCTCCCCGGGAGCCGAGATCAGCCTCACCGCCCGCCTGGCGTCCTGA